In Fusarium oxysporum Fo47 chromosome XII, complete sequence, one DNA window encodes the following:
- a CDS encoding pyridoxal phosphate-dependent transferase, translating into MSQSQLDIKALRAKFPALRQDQVFLDNAGGSQILGAAADSIRDYLITSNVQMGASYGVGKLSATKVDKGYEAAARYINALPDEIGTLNIRKEVYGASSTQLLRNLALALTFAQGDEIIVSTLDHEANIAPWLDLAERQGLNIKWWTPEGQGNNPKLTVESLKPLLSDRTRFLALTHCTNLLGSIHDIKAIAAAAHEYPNVFVCVDGVAYAPHRPINVKDLGVDFYCLSWYKVFGPHIAMLYGSREAQKQLRPLGHYFNPAESLSDKAGFSAGSYELIASISVVVDHLLAESWEKSIQQETEIQKLLLDYLSKREDATIYGEPSSDASKRLPIVSFTIDGWNSRSVIAAIEANSNLGLKHGHFYSHRLVKEVLDLDTTDGVVRVSMAHYNTREEIQTVIDTLQNIIVKR; encoded by the exons ATGTCCCAATCACAGCTTGACATCAAGGCGCTTCGAGCAAAGTTCCCGGCTCTTCGGCAAGACCAAGTCTTTCTCGACAATGCTGGCGGGAGTCAGATTCTAGGGGCTGCGGCTGACTC GATACGAGACTACCTCATCACCTCGAATGTGCAGATGGGTGCATCATATGGCGTAGGCAAACTCTCAGCAACAAAAGTTGACAAGGGCTACGAAGCGGCTGCACGATACATCAATGCACTGCCTGACGAAATTGGTACCCTGAATATCCGGAAAGAAG TATACGGTGCTTCTTCAACCCAATTGTTACGCAACCTCGCACTGGCTCTCACCTTCGCTCAAGGTGATGAGATTATCGTATCAACTCTCGACCACGAGGCAAACATCGCGCCATGGCTAGATCTGGCTGAGAGACAAGGGCTCAACATCAAGTGGTGGACTCCAGAAGGCCAAGGCAACAACCCCAAGCTGACAGTCGAGAGCCTAAAGCCGCTCTTATCCGACAGGACGAGATTTCTTGCCTTGACTCATTGCACTAACCTGCTTGGATCAATCCACGATATCAAGGCCATCGCTGCAGCTGCTCATGAGTATCCAAATGTTTTTGTTTGTGTCGATGGGGTAGCTTACGCGCCTCACCGACCCATCAATGTCAAGGATCTAGGCGTTGACTTCTATTGTCTCTCATGGTATAAAGTCTTTGGCCCTCATATTGCAATGCTGTACGGCAGCCGTGAGGCTCAGAAACAGCTTCGTCCCTTGGGCCACTACTTCAATCCCGCTGAAAGTCTGTCCGACAAGGCTGGATTCTCTGCAGGAAGCTATGAGCTGATAGCGAGTATATCTGTCGTGGTTGATCATCTTCTTGCTGAAAGCTGGGAGAAGAGTATTCAGCAAGAGACAGAGATTCAGAAATTACTACTCGACTATCTGTCCAAACGAGAAGACGCAACGATCTACGGAGAACCGAGTTCGGATGCCAGCAAGCGATTGCCTATTGTCAGCTTCACTATCGACGGCTGGAACTCTCGAAGTGTCATAGCAGCGATCGAAGCTAACTCAAATCTCGGGTTGAAGCATGGCCACTTCTACTCTCATCGTTTGGTAAAAGAGGTCCTCGATCTTGATACAACTGACGGCGTTGTTCGAGTGAGCATGGCACATTATAATACTC GCGAAGAAATTCAGACCGTTATAGATACCTTACAGAACATTATTGTCAAGCGATGA
- a CDS encoding major facilitator superfamily domain-containing protein: protein MSTTTAVQLEAYGNGTTYEPNTTSTLRPTRAGLAENASTRHPESDDPALEASRIADSTVPDGGYGWVVIGACAVVAWWVIGLSYVWGVYQNALVERNVGSPLALSFCGSLSPALMATVGVIVSRMLRTFGTRKLSSVGIILMALSLIGASFVTDHLVGLIFLPGIPLGLGMAGCFMSFSLAPAQYFMKKRGLANGIVYAGGGFGGAIMSIATNSLIEKHSVEWAFRITGILIAVSGLPAALLIKERVPLAKTGIVDWRLFRQLNFAILFFAAGIGIFPLLVPPYFLPLYSRSMGLSTNTGAGLVAGFSFASAVGRIMSGYLCDKFGPLNTLAAFFLGNALTMLALWPASTTLTPLAVFAVLNGLMNGGFFSSMPTVVGNVFGSARVSTAMGMVIVGWVAGYLFGSPIAGFLLQAHGGADEGLGAYRPAMFYAGSMSAIATVLTVILRLRINKKLMAKV, encoded by the exons ATGTCGACGACTACAGCCGTCCAGCTCGAAGCCTACGGCAACGGCACAACCTACGAACCCAACACCACCTCAACTCTCCGTCCAACAAGAGCCGGTCTCGCTGAAAATGCCTCAACACGCCATCCAGAATCTGATGACCCAGCCCTTGAAGCTTCACGCATCGCTGATAGCACAGTCCCTGATGGTGGCTACGGCTGGGTTGTTATCGGTGCCTGCGCCGTCGTAGCCTGGTGGGTTATCGGACTGAGCTACGTCTGGGGTGTTTACCAAAATGCCCTAGTTGAGCGAAACGTCGGATCTCCTCTGGCCTTGTCCTTCTGCGGTTCGTTATCGCCAGCTTTGATGGCTACCGTTGGAGTCATCGTGTCGAGAATGCTACGAACGTTCGGGACACGCAAACTTAGCTCCGTCGGAATCATTCTCATGGCTCTTTCTCTCATTGGCGCGAGTTTCGTCACAGATCATCTTGTTGGATTGATATTCCTCCCTGGTATTCCTCTTGGTCTCGGTATGGCTGGTTGCTTCATGTCTTTCTCCCTCGCTCCAGCGCAGTActtcatgaagaagaggggaTTGGCCAATGGAATCGTCTATGCTGGCGGTGGATTTGGAGGTGCGATTATGAGTATTGCGACCAATTCTCTTATTGAGAAGCACAGCGTCGAGTGGGCTTTTCGCATCACTGGTATCCTCATCGCTGTTTCGGGACTTCCAGCCGCCCTGCTGATCAAAGAGAGGGTACCTTTAGCCAAGACCGGGATCGTTGACTGGAGACTATTTCGGCAGCTCAACTTTGCTATCCTCTTCTTTGCCGCTGGCATCGGTATCTTCCCTCTTCTAGTCCCACCTTACTTCCTTCCCCTCTACTCTCGATCTATGGGTCTGAGTACAAACACTGGTGCTGGACTTGTTGCAGGCTTCAGTTTTGCATCTGCTGTAGGACGAATCATGAGTGGATATCTCTGTGATAAATTCGGGCCGTTGAATACCCTTGCGGCCTTCTTCCTTGGAAATGCACTCACCATGCTTGCCCTCTGGCCTGCATCAACGACTCTCACACCTTTGGCTGTCTTCGCAGTGCTCAATGGTTTGATGAATGGTggattcttttcttctatGCCAACTGTTGTCGGCAATGTTTTCGGGTCTGCCAGGGTATCAACAGCTATGGGTATGGTGATTGTTGGCTGGGTAGCCGGTTATCTTTTC GGCTCTCCCATTGCTggtttccttcttcaagcgCATGGAGGTGCAGATGAGGGGCTGGGTGCATATCGACCGGCCATGTTCTACGCTGGCTCGATGTCAGCAATTGCCACTGTTTTGACTGTTATCTTACGGTTGAGAatcaacaagaagttgaTGGCAAAGGTTTAG
- a CDS encoding isoprenoid synthase domain-containing protein — MATVTRLTTREHHEHDGLVSLPSDGSQTLIPLTRLYHPPSPRKQVRQCLYPHLEQLGAEKLIKGIVNETASMCTYLYPNADDEGIFLATGFMTVQFVNEVIFDSAAILENIQDSKLRDTPQRLADGIVCTARIMENPQAYEECCEIISGLETDPFLLGAIHELSTRVHIRGRRINEERFEVWLAKSCAAMKDFGEPHALIYSEAKNMTVEEYADHKLRNSGMIYTVLFVEMAMGTFLSEEHNAIPQIRQMQQHCEKIGSLLNEIFSYEKETFLENTNNLLAVLVRTEKISLYEAARRVAAMSQRHAQEVERIRIEIEAECDDDSEEDTGLGTYVADMELFGAACWFWQLQGTKRYSSKTSPFVELRLADGSSEVEADKGAR, encoded by the exons ATGGCAACCGTTACAAGGTTAACTACGAGGGAGCATCACGAGCATGACGGGCTTGTAAGTCTCCCGTCTGATGGTTCTCAGACTTTGATTCCGTTGACACGATTATATCACCCACCATCTCCGCGCAAA CAAGTTCGGCAATGCCTGTACCCGCATCTTGAGCAACTAGGCgctgagaagctcatcaagggCATCGTCAATGAGACAGCGTCCATGTGCACTTATCTCTACCCAAacgccgatgatgaaggaatCTTTCTCGCCACAGGCTTCATGACGGTTCAATTTGTCAATGAAGTCATCTTCGATAGCGCTGCTATTCTCGAGAATATCCAGGACTCC AAGCTGCGCGATACACCGCAGCGGCTGGCAGACGGGATCGTATGTACTGCACGTATAATGGAGAATCCTCAGGCATATGAAGAGTGCTGCGAGATCATATCGGGCTTGGAGACAGACCCGTTTCTTCTGGGAGCTATCCACGAGCTTTCGACGCGCGTGCACATCCGCGGTCGACGCATCAATGAGGAGCGCTTTGAGGTCTGGCTGGCCAAGTCATGCGCTGCCATGAAGGACTTTGGCGAGCCTCATGCCCTGATCTACAGTGAAGCCAAAAATATGACCGTCGAAGAATACGCAGACCATAAATTGCGGAATTCTGGAATGATTTATACCGTTCTCTTCGTCGAGATGGCCATGGGTACTTTTCTATCTGAGGAGCACAACGCTATTCCACAAATCCGTCAGATGCAGCAGCATTGCGAAAAGATTGGCTCACTACTGAATGAGATTTTCTCATATGAGAAAGAGACGTTTTTGGAGAATACAAATAATCTACTAGCCGTGCTGGTACGTACGGAGAAGATTAGTTTATATGAGGCTGCGCGACGAGTCGCTGCAATGTCACAAAGACATGCCCAGGAGGTGGAGCGCATTCGGATTGAGATTGAAGCCGAGTGCGATGATGACAGCGAAGAGGATACTGGTCTTGGAACGTACGTGGCGGACATGGAGTTGTTTGGCGCAGCGTGTTGGTTTTGGCAACTTCAGGGCACGAAGCGATATTCCTCCAAGACGTCGCCATTCGTAGAGCTGCGATTGGCGGATGGAAGTTCGGAGGTAGAAGCTGATAAAGGAGCCCGTTGA
- a CDS encoding Alpha/Beta hydrolase protein produces MTSSQNDPAALTQSFHYKTSTHSYDVKWGSLGDPKSPPLIFIHGTPWSSRVWVPFALSLSRQFHVYLFDRPGFGDTPAEQKLDPAKASSSAIEEYDSNLARQAEVFAALFKSWQKDWTHERAHVIAHDNAGLVSLRGYLLHDLPYASLCLIDVVAIGPFGQPLFKVIAENPQLFEQLPDTAFEGILESYISDAAYYELPKEIMQMLKEPWLREGGKRGFIRELCQANSRSTEEVEARYGEVGPKLPIKIIWGADDKWLPVEVAHRLGNALKAKEVIVIDKAGHLSMIDQGTRVGVELGLWLSAAISK; encoded by the coding sequence ATGACCTCATCACAAAACGACCCTGCAGCTTTAACTCAGAGCTTTCACTACAAAACCTCAACGCACAGCTACGATGTGAAATGGGGCTCATTGGGTGACCCTAAATCTCCTCCTCTCATATTCATTCATGGAACTCCCTGGTCATCTCGCGTCTGGGTCCCTTTCGCACTCTCACTGTCGCGTCAGTTTCATGTGTATCTCTTCGACAGACCTGGTTTCGGCGACACGCCCGCAGAGCAAAAGTTAGATCCAGCAAAGGCTAGCTCAAGCGCAATTGAAGAGTACGATAGCAATCTCGCGCGACAAGCAGAGGTCTTTGCTGCGCTCTTCAAATCTTGGCAAAAAGATTGGACTCATGAGAGGGCTCATGTGATCGCACACGATAATGCCGGCCTCGTCAGTTTACGAGGCTACCTCCTCCATGATTTGCCATATGCAAGCCTCTGTCTCATCGACGTTGTCGCGATCGGACCATTCGGTCAACCGctcttcaaagtcatcgCTGAAAACCCCCAGCTCTTCGAACAACTCCCCGACACGGCTTTTGAAGGCATACTAGAGAGTTACATCAGCGACGCAGCATATTACGAACTGCCAAAGGAGATAATGCAGATGCTCAAAGAGCCTTGGCTGCGAGAAGGTGGAAAGCGAGGCTTCATTCGTGAATTGTGCCAAGCCAACTCCAGATCCACGGAGGAAGTGGAGGCGAGATATGGAGAGGTTGGGCCGAAGCTGCCAATCAAGATCATCTGGGGAGCTGATGATAAGTGGCTCCCGGTGGAGGTCGCGCACAGATTGGGGAACGCGttgaaggccaaggaggttATCGTTATCGATAAGGCTGGTCATTTGAGCATGATTGATCAGGGAACGCGTGTTGGAGTTGAGTTGGGCTTGTGGCTCAGTGCTGCTATAAGCAAATAG
- a CDS encoding concanavalin A-like lectin/glucanase domain-containing protein yields the protein MYYSAWSKIALAGLFASAAAQTYSECNPMKKTCDPNKGLASSSYSVDFTKGADDDNWEGTGHGTVKYTSDGAEFTVAKQGDSPTIQSKWYMFFGRMEVHLKAAPGTGIVSSVVLLSDVLDEVDWEWLGGKDGDVQTNYYGKGNDAADTRSATFPVTNAQEEFHNYTIHWTKDSCEWYINGVAVRTLKYADALGGENYPQTPMRVKLGIWAGGDPDNAEGTIEWAGGETDYSGGPYTMTVQKITIENLNPAESYTYSDETGSYKSIEFDEKDSGSDDDDDSSSTASETASKTSSKASSKTSSESTFTTKTTTESDSESSTTASSDDSSETESSDFKNNKAETTSAGATSSESSAAASASATNGSTNSAAGNWPKMWLALGATLAAMAMM from the exons ATGTATTATTCCGCGTGGTCCAAGATCGCCCTTGCGGGTCTTTTTGCTTCAGCCGCTGCTCAGACCTACAGCGAGTGCAACCCTATGAAGAAGA CATGCGATCCCAACAAAGGtcttgcttcttcatcatacTCGGTCGACTTCACGAAAGGCGCTGATGACGACAATTGGGAGGGAACCGGCCATGGCACTGTCAAGTATACTTCTGATGGTGCTGAGTTCACTGTCGCTAAGCAGGGTGATTCACCTACTATTCAGAGCAAGTGGTACATGTTTTTCGGCCGCATGGAGGTTCACTTGAAGGCTGCGCCCGGAACTGGTATCGTTTCATCTGTCGTTCTTCTCTCTGATGTTCTCGACGAGGTTGATTGGGAGTGGCTTGGAGGTAAAGACGGAGACGTTCAGACCAATTACTACGGCAAAGGCAACGACGCGGCCGATACTCGAAGTGCTACTTTTCCCGTAACCAACGCACAGGAGGAGTTCCACAACTATACCATTCACTGGACCAAGGATTCTTGCGAGTGGTACATCAACGGCGTTGCGGTTCGCACCCTCAAGTATGCTGATGCTCTTGGAGGAGAGAACTATCCTCAGACTCCTATGCGCGTCAAGCTTGGTATCTGGGCCGGTGGCGATCCTGACAATGCTGAGGGAACTATCGAATGGGCTGGTGGAGAGACTGATTACAGTGGAGGTCCTTACACCATGACTGTTCAGAAGATTACGATTGAGAACCTCAACCCTGCTGAGAGCTACACCTACAGCGATGAAACAGGCTCATACAAGAGCATCgagtttgatgagaaggacaGTGGCagtgacgacgatgatgactcCTCATCAACCGCCTCCGAAACCGCCTCCAAGACTTCATCCAAGGCTTCCTCCAAGACATCCTCTGAGTCGACTTTCACCACCAAGACTACCACAGAGTCTGACTCCGagtcctcaacaacagcatcgtCCGACGATTCTAGCGAGACTGAAAGTTCCgacttcaagaacaacaaggcAGAGACAACTAGCGCTGGTGCAACTTCGTCCGAGAGCAGTGctgcagcttcagcttcggcTACTAATGGTTCAACAAACAGCGCTGCTGGAAACTGGCCTAAAATGTGGCTAGCCCTTGGAGCGACTCTTGCTGCTATGGCCATGATGTAA